Proteins co-encoded in one Acanthopagrus latus isolate v.2019 chromosome 10, fAcaLat1.1, whole genome shotgun sequence genomic window:
- the LOC119026703 gene encoding steroid 17-alpha-hydroxylase/17,20 lyase isoform X1 gives MSSQLLSSLSVLLSPLPPAFLLLLLLFIVAALVFFRISPRSGPGSGPRSSIPCLPRLPVLGSLPWLGGGLPPHLLFTRLAHRYGPLFALFLGPHYTLVINDHQHAREVLLQRGRDFAGRPSMVTTDLLTRGGKDIAFSDYSPLWKSHRRLVHNSFTLFGEGSSRLQDIVLSSVDGLCAELLSAGGRGFDPSPAVTRAVTNVVCTLVFSATYRHGDAELQEVMRYNDGIVQTITRGGLVDIYPWMKVFPNKCLSKLKECITVRDRLLSHKLEEHKVTQEPRSLFLQRHKTRDHAHLKSKSLDFMKLLIQICTSSVIQASLSDGDPRDLLDALLKGKMDSGRGQQLSGSTDEKMTDDHVLMTAAEAFGAGVETTSTTLLWILAYLLHHPEVQERVQKELDEQVGSERQVCVSDRGRLPYLDCVINEGMRIRPVSPVLIPHSAMTDSSVGGHSVGRGTRVLVNMWSIHHDPHHWDKPDLFNPDRFLDDQGRRVTPSCFLPFGAGPRVCVGESLARLELFLFLASLLQRMSFRLPDRAAPPNLQGRLGVVLQPLPYKVIVAPRAGWEGSSK, from the exons AtgtcctctcagctgctctcctctctgtctgtcctcctctctcctctccctccagccttcctcctccttctcctcctcttcatcgtcGCAGCACTCGTCTTCTTCCGGATCAGTCCCCGGTCCGGTCCTGGATCCGGACCTCGGTCCTCCATCCCCTGCCTGCCCCGGCTCCCGGTCCTGGGCAGCCTGCCCTGGCTGGGTGGAggcctccctcctcacctcctcttcaCCCGGCTGGCCCACAG GTACGGGCCTCTGTTCGCCCTGTTCCTCGGGCCTCACTACACGCTGGTCATCAACGACCATCAACACGCCAGAGAGGTCCTGCTGCAGAGGGGGCGGGACTTCGCCGGGCGGCCGAGCATG gtgacCACCGACCTGCTGACCAGAGGAGGGAAAGACATCGCGTTCTCTGACTACTCTCCTCTCTGGAAGTCGCACCGCCGCCTCGTCCACAACTCCTTCACTCTGTTCGGAGAGGGAAGCAGCCGGCTGCAGGACATCG TTCTGTCCTCGGTGGACGGTCTGTGTGCCGAACTGCTGTCTGCTGGTGGGCGTGGCTTCGACCCGTCGCCCGCGGTGACCCGGGCCGTCACCAACGTCGTGTGCACGCTGGTGTTCAGCGCCACCTATCGCCACGGAGATGCCGAGCTGCAGGAGGTGATGCGTTACAACGACGGCATCGTGCAGACGATCACCAGAGGAGGCCTGGTGGACATTTACCCCTGGATGAAG GTGTTTCCGAACAAGTGTCTCAGTAAACTGAAGGAGTGTATTACCGTCAGAGACCGCCTGCTGTCACACAAACTGGAGGAGCACAAGGTAACGCAGGAGCCGAGgagtttattcctccagagacACAAAACCCGTGATCATGCACATCTAAAATCTAAAAGTCTGGACTTTATGAAGCTCCTCATTCAAATCTGTACCTCTTCTGTGATCCAGGCATCGCTGAGTGACGGCGACCCCCGTGACCTCCTCgatgccttgctcaagggcaagATGGACAGCGGGCGTGGTCAGCAGTTGTCTGGGTCGACGGATGAGAAGATGACAGACGACCACGTCCTGATGACAGCGGCGGAGGCCTTTGGAGCCGGAGTGGAGACGACGTCCACCACGCTGCTGTGGATCCTGGCCTACCTGCTGCACCACCCGGAG gtgCAGGAGCGCGTGCAGAAGGAGCTGGACGAGCAGGTGGGCAGCGAgcggcaggtgtgtgtgtctgaccgcGGCCGCCTGCCGTACCTGGACTGTGTCATCAACGAGGGCATGAGGATCCGACCGGTGAGCCCGGTGCTGATCCCGCACAGCGCCATGACTGACAGCAG TGTTGGAGGTCACTCTGTTGGTCGTGGGACTCGTGTTCTGGTCAACATGTGGTCGATTCACCACGACCCACATCACTGGGACAAACCCGACCTGTTCAACCCAG ATCGTTTCCTTGACGACCAGGGCCGGCGGGTCACACCATCCTGCTTCCTGCCGTTTGGGGCGGGACCTCGGGTGTGCGTTGGCGAATCGTTGGCCAGACTGGAGCTGTTTCTCTTCTTGGCCTCGCTGCTTCAGCGGATGAGTTTCAGGCTGCCGGACAGGGCGGCTCCGCCAAACCTGCAGGGGCGGCTGGGTGTGGTTTTACAGCCATTACCTTATAAGGTCATTGTCGCTCCGAGGGCGGGCTGGGAGGGCAGcagcaaatga
- the LOC119026703 gene encoding steroid 17-alpha-hydroxylase/17,20 lyase isoform X3, with translation MKSGGVLTRSAPQVRASVRPVPRASLHAGHQRPSTRQRGPAAEGAGLRRAAEHGGSQVTTDLLTRGGKDIAFSDYSPLWKSHRRLVHNSFTLFGEGSSRLQDIVLSSVDGLCAELLSAGGRGFDPSPAVTRAVTNVVCTLVFSATYRHGDAELQEVMRYNDGIVQTITRGGLVDIYPWMKVFPNKCLSKLKECITVRDRLLSHKLEEHKVTQEPRSLFLQRHKTRDHAHLKSKSLDFMKLLIQICTSSVIQASLSDGDPRDLLDALLKGKMDSGRGQQLSGSTDEKMTDDHVLMTAAEAFGAGVETTSTTLLWILAYLLHHPEVQERVQKELDEQVGSERQVCVSDRGRLPYLDCVINEGMRIRPVSPVLIPHSAMTDSSVGGHSVGRGTRVLVNMWSIHHDPHHWDKPDLFNPDRFLDDQGRRVTPSCFLPFGAGPRVCVGESLARLELFLFLASLLQRMSFRLPDRAAPPNLQGRLGVVLQPLPYKVIVAPRAGWEGSSK, from the exons ATGAAGTCTGGAGGTGTTCTGACCCGTTCTGCGCCTCAGGTACGGGCCTCTGTTCGCCCTGTTCCTCGGGCCTCACTACACGCTGGTCATCAACGACCATCAACACGCCAGAGAGGTCCTGCTGCAGAGGGGGCGGGACTTCGCCGGGCGGCCGAGCATGGTGGGAGTCAG gtgacCACCGACCTGCTGACCAGAGGAGGGAAAGACATCGCGTTCTCTGACTACTCTCCTCTCTGGAAGTCGCACCGCCGCCTCGTCCACAACTCCTTCACTCTGTTCGGAGAGGGAAGCAGCCGGCTGCAGGACATCG TTCTGTCCTCGGTGGACGGTCTGTGTGCCGAACTGCTGTCTGCTGGTGGGCGTGGCTTCGACCCGTCGCCCGCGGTGACCCGGGCCGTCACCAACGTCGTGTGCACGCTGGTGTTCAGCGCCACCTATCGCCACGGAGATGCCGAGCTGCAGGAGGTGATGCGTTACAACGACGGCATCGTGCAGACGATCACCAGAGGAGGCCTGGTGGACATTTACCCCTGGATGAAG GTGTTTCCGAACAAGTGTCTCAGTAAACTGAAGGAGTGTATTACCGTCAGAGACCGCCTGCTGTCACACAAACTGGAGGAGCACAAGGTAACGCAGGAGCCGAGgagtttattcctccagagacACAAAACCCGTGATCATGCACATCTAAAATCTAAAAGTCTGGACTTTATGAAGCTCCTCATTCAAATCTGTACCTCTTCTGTGATCCAGGCATCGCTGAGTGACGGCGACCCCCGTGACCTCCTCgatgccttgctcaagggcaagATGGACAGCGGGCGTGGTCAGCAGTTGTCTGGGTCGACGGATGAGAAGATGACAGACGACCACGTCCTGATGACAGCGGCGGAGGCCTTTGGAGCCGGAGTGGAGACGACGTCCACCACGCTGCTGTGGATCCTGGCCTACCTGCTGCACCACCCGGAG gtgCAGGAGCGCGTGCAGAAGGAGCTGGACGAGCAGGTGGGCAGCGAgcggcaggtgtgtgtgtctgaccgcGGCCGCCTGCCGTACCTGGACTGTGTCATCAACGAGGGCATGAGGATCCGACCGGTGAGCCCGGTGCTGATCCCGCACAGCGCCATGACTGACAGCAG TGTTGGAGGTCACTCTGTTGGTCGTGGGACTCGTGTTCTGGTCAACATGTGGTCGATTCACCACGACCCACATCACTGGGACAAACCCGACCTGTTCAACCCAG ATCGTTTCCTTGACGACCAGGGCCGGCGGGTCACACCATCCTGCTTCCTGCCGTTTGGGGCGGGACCTCGGGTGTGCGTTGGCGAATCGTTGGCCAGACTGGAGCTGTTTCTCTTCTTGGCCTCGCTGCTTCAGCGGATGAGTTTCAGGCTGCCGGACAGGGCGGCTCCGCCAAACCTGCAGGGGCGGCTGGGTGTGGTTTTACAGCCATTACCTTATAAGGTCATTGTCGCTCCGAGGGCGGGCTGGGAGGGCAGcagcaaatga
- the LOC119026703 gene encoding steroid 17-alpha-hydroxylase/17,20 lyase isoform X2 produces MSSQLLSSLSVLLSPLPPAFLLLLLLFIVAALVFFRISPRSGPGSGPRSSIPCLPRLPVLGSLPWLGGGLPPHLLFTRLAHRYGPLFALFLGPHYTLVINDHQHAREVLLQRGRDFAGRPSMVTTDLLTRGGKDIAFSDYSPLWKSHRRLVHNSFTLFGEGSSRLQDIVLSSVDGLCAELLSAGGRGFDPSPAVTRAVTNVVCTLVFSATYRHGDAELQEVMRYNDGIVQTITRGGLVDIYPWMKVFPNKCLSKLKECITVRDRLLSHKLEEHKASLSDGDPRDLLDALLKGKMDSGRGQQLSGSTDEKMTDDHVLMTAAEAFGAGVETTSTTLLWILAYLLHHPEVQERVQKELDEQVGSERQVCVSDRGRLPYLDCVINEGMRIRPVSPVLIPHSAMTDSSVGGHSVGRGTRVLVNMWSIHHDPHHWDKPDLFNPDRFLDDQGRRVTPSCFLPFGAGPRVCVGESLARLELFLFLASLLQRMSFRLPDRAAPPNLQGRLGVVLQPLPYKVIVAPRAGWEGSSK; encoded by the exons AtgtcctctcagctgctctcctctctgtctgtcctcctctctcctctccctccagccttcctcctccttctcctcctcttcatcgtcGCAGCACTCGTCTTCTTCCGGATCAGTCCCCGGTCCGGTCCTGGATCCGGACCTCGGTCCTCCATCCCCTGCCTGCCCCGGCTCCCGGTCCTGGGCAGCCTGCCCTGGCTGGGTGGAggcctccctcctcacctcctcttcaCCCGGCTGGCCCACAG GTACGGGCCTCTGTTCGCCCTGTTCCTCGGGCCTCACTACACGCTGGTCATCAACGACCATCAACACGCCAGAGAGGTCCTGCTGCAGAGGGGGCGGGACTTCGCCGGGCGGCCGAGCATG gtgacCACCGACCTGCTGACCAGAGGAGGGAAAGACATCGCGTTCTCTGACTACTCTCCTCTCTGGAAGTCGCACCGCCGCCTCGTCCACAACTCCTTCACTCTGTTCGGAGAGGGAAGCAGCCGGCTGCAGGACATCG TTCTGTCCTCGGTGGACGGTCTGTGTGCCGAACTGCTGTCTGCTGGTGGGCGTGGCTTCGACCCGTCGCCCGCGGTGACCCGGGCCGTCACCAACGTCGTGTGCACGCTGGTGTTCAGCGCCACCTATCGCCACGGAGATGCCGAGCTGCAGGAGGTGATGCGTTACAACGACGGCATCGTGCAGACGATCACCAGAGGAGGCCTGGTGGACATTTACCCCTGGATGAAG GTGTTTCCGAACAAGTGTCTCAGTAAACTGAAGGAGTGTATTACCGTCAGAGACCGCCTGCTGTCACACAAACTGGAGGAGCACAAG GCATCGCTGAGTGACGGCGACCCCCGTGACCTCCTCgatgccttgctcaagggcaagATGGACAGCGGGCGTGGTCAGCAGTTGTCTGGGTCGACGGATGAGAAGATGACAGACGACCACGTCCTGATGACAGCGGCGGAGGCCTTTGGAGCCGGAGTGGAGACGACGTCCACCACGCTGCTGTGGATCCTGGCCTACCTGCTGCACCACCCGGAG gtgCAGGAGCGCGTGCAGAAGGAGCTGGACGAGCAGGTGGGCAGCGAgcggcaggtgtgtgtgtctgaccgcGGCCGCCTGCCGTACCTGGACTGTGTCATCAACGAGGGCATGAGGATCCGACCGGTGAGCCCGGTGCTGATCCCGCACAGCGCCATGACTGACAGCAG TGTTGGAGGTCACTCTGTTGGTCGTGGGACTCGTGTTCTGGTCAACATGTGGTCGATTCACCACGACCCACATCACTGGGACAAACCCGACCTGTTCAACCCAG ATCGTTTCCTTGACGACCAGGGCCGGCGGGTCACACCATCCTGCTTCCTGCCGTTTGGGGCGGGACCTCGGGTGTGCGTTGGCGAATCGTTGGCCAGACTGGAGCTGTTTCTCTTCTTGGCCTCGCTGCTTCAGCGGATGAGTTTCAGGCTGCCGGACAGGGCGGCTCCGCCAAACCTGCAGGGGCGGCTGGGTGTGGTTTTACAGCCATTACCTTATAAGGTCATTGTCGCTCCGAGGGCGGGCTGGGAGGGCAGcagcaaatga